The genomic DNA TTAAACCAGAAATAATTTTAATTAAATTGGATTGATCGTTTAATCGGTTTTTAAAAAAGTCTGGCAATGTAATTGCATCGCCTGCTAATTCAGTATGCACACGTAATCTTGGTGCAACGACTAAATAGTTAATATAAGCACCTAAAGTTAAACCGATGGCAAGCCACAACGCGGACAAACCTGTTGAGTACACTTCTCCCGGCAACCCCATAATCATCCAACCACTCATGTCGGATGCACCAGCAGACAATGCTGTGACCCACGGTCCAATATTTCTGCCACCTAACATGTATTCACTTAAGTTGCTTGTTGCTTGTTTGTATCCGTAGTAGCCAATACCAAGTAAGATGGCAAAATAGATGATAATCATAACGTAAGTTTGCCAATCTGGATTGACTTGGCTAGATAAAGTAGAACCAACTAAAAACATATGAATCCTCCCCTTTTGATTTAAGTGACATATGGTTTATTATACAGAATAAAAAATGAATGAACAGCAGTATTTCGCTTTTTAAGATAAAAACAATTTCGAAATATATAGGGAACAGTTGATGATGATGAATCGATGGTATTATTCATGTTTAAACAGTTTTAGCGGACGACTTGGAATCGACTAATTAAATCATTTGAATTTTGAACGGCCATAGCAAAAAAGGAGATGACTAAGAAAAAATCATATTAGCGGCCAGTAAAGGGTTTGATGAACTTTTAAATATTTTAGATTTTTAGCTTAGAATTTGGTACAATTTATAGATAAAAGAGTATTTTTAAGGAGGCTATATCATCATGGCTGAAATTACCAAAGACCAGGTTGCACATATTGCTAATCTTGCGCGTTTAAATGTGACTGAAGAAGAAACAAGTGATATGCAGCAAACATTAGAAGGTATTTTAAATTTTTGTCATCAAATTGATGCTGTCGATACAGAAAATGTGAAACCAACGCATCATGTATTAGATTTACAAAATGTTTTACGTGAAGACGTGGCAGGACAAGGGTTGCCACAAGAAAAAGTATTGAGTAATGCCAAAGAAGTTGAGGCTGGGCAATTTAAAGTACCGGCAGTTATGAATGGGGAGGACGCATAAATATGAGCATCCGTTATGAGTCTATTGAAAATCTGCAAAAGATGATCAAGGAGAATCAAATTAAGCCTTCAGAAATTGTGAAAGATATTTATCAAGCAATCGAAGAAACTGATCCTACAATCCAATCATTTTTAGCATTAGATAAAGAAAATGCAATTAAAAAAGCCGAAGAATTAGATGAATTACAAGCGAAAGGCGAAATCAACGGTAAATTGTTTGGTATTCCTATGGGGATCAAAGACAATATTATCACAGAAGGTCTTGAGACAACTTGTGCAAGTAAAATGTTAGAAGGCTTTGTACCGATTTATGAGTCTACAGTGATGAAAAAACTCCATCATGAAAATGGTGTGTTAATCGGTAAGGTCAACTTAGATGAGTTTGCTATGGGTGGATCTACAGAAACGTCGTATTTCAAAAAAACTGTTAATCCATTTGATCATAAAGCGGTACCTGGTGGTTCTTCAGGTGGTTCAGCAGCAGCAGTCGCAGCTGGTTTGGTACCATTCACATTAGGAACTGACACAGGGGGCTCTATTCGCCAACCTGCAGCCTACTGTGGTGTCGTTGGTTTGAAACCAACTTACGGTCGTGTTTCTCGTTACGGTCTTGTCGCATTTGCCTCTTCGTTAGACCAAATCGGCCCAATTACAAGAAACGTGAAAGATAATGCGCTTGTTTTAGAAGCTATCGTTGGTGAAGACGAAATGGATTCAACAAGTGCTCCAGATGGATCAACTGACTTTACATCAGAAATTGGTCAAGATATTAAAGGAATGAAAATAGGTCTACCTAAAGAATATATCGGCGAAGGTGTCGACCCAGAAGTCAAAGAAGCGGTATTGAAAGCGGCAGAAACGTTCAAATCTTTAGGTGCAATCGTTGAAGAAGTATCATTACCTAGAACATCTTATGGGATCCCTTCTTACTATGTGATTGCCTCAGCGGAAGCATCATCTAACTTAGCACGTTTTGATGGTATTCGCTATGGTTACCACTCTAAAGAAGCCCAAACATTAGAAGAATTATACAAACTTTCAAGAAGTGAAGGTTTTGGTCAAGAAGTAAAACGTCGTATTTTATTAGGTACGTATGTATTAAGTTCAGGCTATTATGATGCCTATTATAAAAAAGCACAAAAAGTCCGTACATTAATCAAACAAGATTTTGAAAGTGTATTTGAAGACTATGATGTTATTTTAGGACCTACAACACCAACTGTCGCATTTGATATTGGAGCTGAAATCAACGATCCATTGACAATGTACGCAAACGATTTGTTAACTACGCCTGTCAACTTAGCAGGGTTACCTGGTATCTCTATACCTTGTGGTTTAGCAGAAAATGGTCGTCCTATCGGTTTACAAATTATTGGTAAGCCATTTGATGAAAAAACAGTTTACCGTGTGGCACATCAATACGAAACGCAATTTAATTTACACGACCAATATCAAAAATTATAAGGAGTGGCAATCAATGCATTTTGAAACAATAATCGGACTTGAAGTCCATGTTGAATTGAAAACAGACTCAAAAATGTTTTCGAATGCACCAGTAGCATACGGTGCTGAGCCAAATACAAACACAACCGTGATCGATTTAGGTTACCCTGGTGTCTTACCAACGGTTAACCGTCGTGCAGTGGACTGGTCAATGCGTGCAGCGATGGCCTTAAATATGGAAATTGCTACAGAATCTAAGTTTGACCGTAAAAACTATTTTTATCCAGACAATCCAAAGGCCTACCAAATCTCTCAATTAGATCAGCCCATTGGAGAAAATGGTTATATTGATATTGAAGTGAACGGTGAAACAAAACGTATTGGTATTACAAGATTGCATATGGAAGAAGACGCAGGGAAATCGACACATAAAAACGGCTACTCACTTGTTGACTTAAACCGTCAAGGGACACCACTTGTAGAAATCGTTTCAGAACCTGATATTCGTTCACCAGAAGAAGCATATGCTTATTTAGAAAAATTACGTTCTATCATTCAATATACAGGCGTATCTGACTGTAAAATGGAAGAGGGTTCATTACGTTGTGATGCGAACATCTCTTTACGACCATACGGACAAGAAAAATTTGGTACAAAAGCCGAATTGAAAAACTTGAATTCATTTAACAATGTTCGTAAAGGTTTAGAATATGAAGTTAAACGCCAAGAAGAAGAACTCTTAAATGGTGGCGAAATTCTACAAGAAACACGTCGTTTCGAGGAATCAACAGGCAAAACAATCTTGATGCGTGTTAAAGAAGCATCAGATGATTATCGTTATTTCCCAGAACCAGACATCGTGCCATTGTACATTGATGAAGACTGGAAAGCGCGTGTTCGTGCTTCAATTCCTGAACTTCCAGATGCACGTAAAGATAAATATGTAAAAGAATATGGTTTACCTGAATACGATGCACACGTTCTAACATTAACAAAAGAAATGTCTGACTTCTTTGAAGAAGCAGTCGCTGAAGGTGCAGAAGTGAAGCTCATTTCAAACTGGTTAATGGGCGGAGTTAATGAATATTTAAATAAAAACCAAATTGAATTACAAGATACAGCACTTACACCAACGAATTTAGCAGGCATGATCAAATTGATTCAAGATGGTACGATGAGTAGCAAAATTGCGAAAAAAGTATTCCCTGAATTAGCTAAAAATGGTGGGGATGCTAAACAAATCATGAAAGATAAAGGCCTAGTTCAAATTTCAGATGAAGGTGAAATTCTTAAATTTGTTCAAGAGGCAATTGCAAATAATCCACAATCTGTTGAAGACTTTAAAAACGGAAAAGGAAAAGCGATGGGCTTCTTAGTAGGTCAAATCATGAAATTATCTAAAGGACAAGCTAATCCACAATTAGCAAACCAATTGTTAAAACAAGAATTAGAAAAGCAATAAAGGTTTAATTTAATATAACAAACGGGACTGGGTTTTTATGCTCAGCCCCGTTTTTTCTATTTAAAAATAGACTTCCTCAAGTAGAAACGTATCTATCTAAATTTTTAGTCTAAAAATCATAAATGTCCTATCTACTAAAAAAATGATTGTTTGTTTATAGATTCTTTTTAAAAAGCATATATACAGCATACACAGATGTATTAACAAATAATGGCACTAAACAATAAGCAAAAATGACAAAAAAATCTCCATCGGCTTTCAAAATAAAGAAAAACAATATAAGTGAGAAACAGCTAATTATCAGGCCTAAAAAAGGTAAGCTTCTTATATAAATATCTAAATTTTCTTTTGCTTTTTTCACTAGGTTACCTCCGAATAATCATTTCACTGCAAAAATTCTTAAATAATATTTATATACAAAAAAATATATGATTATAGGTTGTTAATCAAATAAAATCGTAAGTATAAAGTGGCTTAAAATGATTAATTTTGAAGTAAAGGTTAATCATAAATAAATGCTTTAAATGCATAAAAATAGTTAGATAAACTCCATCCAAATACATTTAACATCATAGCTAATTGTCTATGTATCAGGGAAGCAATAGAGGCTCAGTCGCTACTTTGAATAAATTTGATTAAATTTAAACGTTTTTAGCTTTCAATACAACAATGTTTACTATAATATAAGTTGTGAGTACTGAAAAATTGAGGGATAGAAATGAGAAAACGCGCGAGAATAATTTATAATCCTACATCAGGAAAAGAAATGTTTAAACGAGCTTTGCCTGACGTACTTGTTAAAATGGAACAGGCTGGTTATGAAACAAGTGCCTATGCCACGCAAAGGGTAGGCGATGCAACGGAAGAAGCTGCGCGAGCTATAGATGCGCATTATGATTTGTTAGTTGTTGCAGGTGGTGACGGGACTTTAAATGAAGTCGTGAATGGTATTGCCGAAAAACCACAACGTCCCAAACTTGGATTGATTCCTATGGGAACGGTTAATGACTTTGGAAGAGCGCTTCATCTACCTACAGATATATTTGAAGCGGTCGATGTCATTTTGGAAGGCAAAACAGTTCAAGTCGATATTGGAAAAATGAATAGTCGCTATTTTATTAATTTAGCAGGTGGCGGTAAAATCACAGAAGTTTCGTACGAGGCACCTAGCAAGTTAAAATCAATAGTTGGCCCATTTGCATATTACATTAAAGGATTTGAAATGTTGCCACAGATGCATGCGGTTGATGTCCGAATTGAATATGATTCACATGTTTTTGAGGGTGAAATCATGTTATTCCTACTTGGATTAACGAATTCGATGGCAGGATTTGAAAAACTAGTGCCGGATGCCAAATTAGATGACGGTAAATTTACTTTATTAATTGTGGAAAAAGCAAATTTAGCTGAACTCGGTCATATTATGACTTTGGCTTCTAGAGGGGAACATATTAAACATCCAAAAGTACACTACCATAAGGCACAGTCGATTAATATTTCCTCGTTCAGCGATATGCCATTAAATGTAGATGGTGAGTACGGGGGTCAGTTACCGGCGAACTTTTTAAACTTAGTCCGTCATATCGAGGTCTTTTCGCCAGGGCAAGATCGCAATGAATTACTGATTGACGAACCGACGCAGTCTGAATAAAATGGATAAAGTGTCACCATCGTATCGTGTTATACTATCTTGATGAAACAACACATCAACGTGGGGTGGAATTTTAAATCTAGTGTTAGATTTGATTCCACTCCTTTATCTTTGGTTAAAAGAACTTCTAATTCGAAAAAGTGAGTTGAATAACATGGATTTAGTTAAAAAAAATGAAGTTTATGAAGGGGAAGTTGTGGATCTCACACATGAAGGGCATGGTGTAGTCAAAAAGGAACGTTATCCAATATTTATTCCACAAACTTTAGTCGATGAGAAAATAAAATATAAAGTTATTAAAGTTAAAAAGAATTTTGCGATAGGGAAGTTAATAGAAGTTCAATCACCGAGTCAAGACCGTGTCGAACCGCCTTGTGTCTATTATCAACAATGTGGCGGGTGTCAATTACAACATCTTTCTTATGAAGCGCAGTTGGAGATGAAAAGAAAACAAGTGATTAATCTTTTCCATCACAAAGGGAAGATGACGCATGTGCCTATTCATCCTACAGTTGGAATGGAGCACCCTTGGCATTATCGTAATAAGTCACAAATTCCTGTAGGTGCGGGGCGTCACAATGAAGTCGAAATGGGTTTTTATCGTCAACGCAGTCATCAAATTATTGATATGGAACAGTGTCTCATTCAATATGATGATCAAAATGAAATGATGACTATGGTGAAAGATTTATTAAAAAAATATCACATCGCGCCTTATGATGAACAACAACATAAAGGATTAGTCCGTCATTTAGTTGTTAGAAAAGGCTATTATACACAAGAGATTATGGTTATCTTTGTGATAAATGGGACGAAACTTCCATATCAAGATGAAATTGTAGCGGCATTAACACAAAAATTTAAAAATATAAAAAGTATCAAGTTGAACTTTCAACGCGATCGATCCAACGTGATTATGGGAAAAACATCTCGAACAATCTATGGTCAAGAAATCATTGAAGATCAATTGGAACAGCTTACTTTTGAAATTGGAGACTTGTCTTTCTATCAAATTAATGTCACACAAACACAAAAGTTATACGCGAAAGCACTCGAATATGCAAAGTTAACAGGTCGTGAAACGGTACTAGATGCGTATTGTGGCATAGGGACAATTGGCTTATTTATGGCACCGCATGCGAAACATGTGTATGGGGTAGAGGCGGTACCTGAAGCGATTGAAGATGCGCAACGAAATGCACAAAAAAATCATATTTCTAATACGACATTTGTTGCGGGGACTGCTGAAGATGTTATCTTGAAGTGGCAGAAAGAAGGTATTCAACCCGATGTTGTTACGGTCGATCCCCCTCGTAAAGGCTGTGACGCAACATTTATTCAGACTTTGAATCAACTTGCACCTCAACGCATTGTCTATGTCTCTTGTAATCCAAGTACGCAGTTAAGAGATATCGAAAGTCTTACCAATCAATATGAACTAAAAGAGATAACGCCAGTAGATATGTTTCCGCATACAACACATGTTGAAACTGTGGCACTTTTAGAAAGAAAATAGGGCTTTAGTCGCTACAACTGTATACAATTGTAAGTTATAATAGAGATAACAGATACATCATAAGAGGGTGAATGCATGTATAGAATTGACCTTTTTCATAATAGGCAAGTGATGAAGCGCTTCTTATTGCTTCAGGTTATAGTTGTGTTAGCTTTTATTGTATTGAGTTATAAATGGGCGATGATTGTCACTACAATTCAAGAACAACGCTTTTTTACAAATATAATTATTGGTATTTTAGGGTTTTTGGTTATCGTTTGTTTTCATGAGGGGATGAAAACATTACTTTTTAAGATGATTTCAAATGAGCAATCACGTTCTTATCAACTGAAAAACGGTGTACTTTTAACATTTTTGCCTGAGTATTTCTTTAATCGAATTACGTTTTTAACGGTAATGTTACTGCCATCCGTTTTAATTTGTTTATTGTTATTTGTTATTTTCATCAACCTGCCTTATACATCTGTTATATTTGTTTTTGCGATTTACATGGGTTATTGTTTAATTTCTTTTTACCTTGTTTTTATCGCGTTGAAAGATAAAAAAGCACAGTATTTTGAAATGACAGAAGATGGATTAATATTATATCAACAGAAGCCAACACACTATACTCATAAAATGAATGATTAAAATCTTCGATGATAAATGCACATGTGAAGATCAACAATCGACCACACTAAAACGAACGGCATGTCACAGTGCACCGTTCATTAAAGTGTAGTCGATTTTTATTATGAAATGAGTTATAAAGTCAGCTGGTCTAACATCATTATCTAGGGAATTTGGATGCTAAAAAGGTGTTTATTTTTGCTGTGTCTTAGCAAATTTTCGTACTTTAATCTCTGTTGTAATAACGATGATAAGAGAGATGAAGATAATGAGAAAAGCTTGAATGATGATTGACATTTCTTGAATAAAATGAAGTAAATCATAAATCAACCAGCCGATGCCGATGATGAGTGAAATCATACTGATCTTGAAAAAATCCTTTAAAGATTGGCGCTGAGCAAATAGCCAAATTTCAGTGGATTTAAATGTTGTAGGTGTTCTAAAACCAATCCATAAGTTGGGTTGATCACCAATATGATTCTTTAGCGCATGGTGCATTAATTTTATAATGAGTAAATAAATCAAATTGATGGCTGTTAATAGCATAGGTTTACATCTCCTTTGTGAGGTAGGCTGTATTGTTGCTAATCTCTTTTATTATAGTATTTTTTAGCAACTTATAGCATAATTATTTTTGATAATTGAATAATTGGGGTTAATTTGTTTTTGCAATATTAAATGTTTTGATGTAGCTATAATCATATTTGTCTGAGTAAATGGAGCGCGATTTTTACGAGTTAGATTTAAACATCAATCAAATTGATAGAACAAAATGAATCTGTCCGTTTAAATTAAAGCATGTGAAGGAAAGCGATGGATGAGAGGAGGGTGTTATATGAGTGAGCGTCGTATTATTCATATTGATATGGATTTCTTTTTTGCACAAGTGGAAGTACGTGACCATCCGAAATTACGAGGAAAGCCCGTTATTGTGGGTGGGAAAGCAAGTGGGCGGGGTGTGGTTTCTACAGCATCTTATGAAGCTAGAGCTTTTGGTGTACATTCAGCCATGCCTATGGCGAGAGCGCACCAGTTATGCCCGGACGGTTATTATGTTACGCCGAGATATGAAGTGTATCGAGAAGTTTCCCAACAAATTATGGATATATTTAAAAGTTATACAGATCAAGTGGAACCTTTGTCTTTAGATGAGGCTTTTTTAGACATTACTGACTTAGTACGCCCCGACCTTCCTGCATCACGTATTGCTCAATTTATACGTCGAGACATTTATGAGAAAACGAAGCTGACTTCAAGCGCAGGTGTCTCATATAATAAATTTCTTGCCAAATTAGCCAGTGGTATGAATAAACCCAACGGACTCACAGTTATTGATTATGACAATGTACATGATATTTTAATGGGGTTAGATATCGGTGATTTTCCAGGTGTAGGGAAGGCCTCAAAAGCGAAGATGCAACAACATGATATTTTTACTGGAAAAGATTTATATCAAAAATCAGAAAGAGAGCTTGTGCAACTTTTTGGAAAGAAAGGGCAACATCTTTATGAGCGTGTACGGGGTCGTGATCAGAGAAGTGTTAAATCAGAGCGGATTCGGAAAAGTGTGGGGGCAGAACGTACTTTTTCAATCGATACGAATGATGACGAAGAGATATTACAAAAAATTGAAATGCTGTGTGATAAAATTGCTGAGCGACTTGAAAAATTGAATCAAGCGGGGCGAACTGTGACAGTGAAAATTAAGACGGACCGCTTTGAAAATTATTCCAAACAGCGAAGTTTAAATACACCGGTCAGAGAAGCGGAAGACATTTATCAAGTGGCTTACGAACTTTATTATGAGCTTAAAGAAGCAGATACGCCGATTCGATTAATCGGGGTCACAGTCGGTAGTTTGCAAGATGCGTTTTTTCGAAATATGACCATTTATGATTATTTATAATGAATCTTTATCGGTCAGTTGCTTACCGTAAATTTGAAGCACATTTTCTAAACTTGGATAGTGTTTTAAAAGGCGATAAGTAATCATGGCACATGCTTTAGCATCATTTAAAGCGTCATGGTGCCCATGAAAGTCCAATTTAAAATGTGACATCATATGTTTAAGGCCGTGTCGTTTAGAAGCAACAGTACGTTTTGATAATTGATAAGAACAAAAGTAAGTCATTGGAGGCGTTTGCATATTTGCAGCTTGAATGCTAGCATGCAATACAGACATATCAAACGCAGCATTGTGCGCGACAACAGGTAAATCATCTATAAATTGCATCATATAAGGATACACATATGCAAAATCAGGTGCATCTTGTACATCATTTTGATGAATACCATGTATTCTAATATTTTGTGGTGAGAAATAATCTTTCGGATTGACCAATGTATAAAACGTTTCAGTCAGCTGATTATCAACCACTTTGACCATTCCCACTGAACAAATGCTTGTTCTTTTATAATTGGCAGTTTCAAAATCGAGTGCTACAAAGGCATTAGTCGCCATGTCATTCAACTCCGTTAAAAAAGATATATAAATATTAACATAATCTAAGAAATCATAAAAATAATTTTCATAATGATAGATTGCATGATGAATATAAATAAGACATCCATCAAAACGATAGCGTAAAGATGGATGTCTCATTTAATTTTAAAAGTTTCGCATGATAAAAAATACAAATCGTTGTTTAACAGCAACCGACTTTGCTGAATATAACTGATTTTTATTTCAATTATGCTTGGTCATTAAATCGACGTGAAGCTAATTCTTTTTCGTATAAATAAAGCGTATTTGCATCATCACCAATACGTTTTAAATAATCGATATGCGTTTCAAACATTGCTTCTTCTTCAACTTGTTCATCTAAGAACCAGTTTAAAAATGAAATTGTCGCATAATCTTTTTCTTCACGCGCGATTTCAGAGAGTTCATAAAAATGTTTTGTGACATGTTGTTCTTGTTTGAGTCCATCTTCAAATGTTTCAAGTATAGAATTAAAGTCAACTTTAGGTGCATTCAAGTCGCTGAATACCGCTTTTTCACCGCGATCATTGATGTAATCATAAATCTTTTGACCGTGGAAACGTTCTTCTTTAGCTTGTTCTATATAGAAATTTGCAAAGCCCTCATAAGAATGATAGTCACAATATGCAGCCATAGCCATATACGCATGAGCTGCAAAGTATTCATGATTCATTTGTTGATTTAAAGCATCTAGTAATTTTTGATTTAACATAAAAGTCACCCCATTGTAAGATTGTGCCCCACAGACATTTTACCCTTTTTCAATCATTGATGCAAAAATGCAATTCGAGTGGGTGACTATAAATATATCCTAAAAATAGGGGCGTTAATCTATCATCGTTTAATTTATTTTGTAAAATCGCGCGTCATGGTATAATGTTTTAAGTAAATTGGAGGAGAAAGTGCTATGAGACAATGGACAGCAATTCATATGGCAAAGCTTGCCAGAAAAGCAAGTCGTGCAACAGGCCGAAAAGGGACAGATTTGCCAGGTCAAGTTGCGAGAAAAATTGATAAAGATATTTTACGTAAATTAGCAGGTCGTGTTGATGAAGTTGTATTTGTGAGTGGCACAAATGGTAAAACGACGACCTCTAATTTAATCGGTCATACATTAAGAGCGAATAACATTGAGATTATTCACAATAATGAAGGTGCAAACATGGCAGCTGGTATCACTTCAGCTTTCATTGTTCAATCTTCAAATCAAACAAAAATTGCAATTATAGAAATTGACGAAGGCTCAATACCACGTGTTTTAAAGGAAATGACGCCAACGAAAATGGTTTTTACTAATTTTTTCAGAGATCAAATGGATCGTTTTGGAGAAATTGATATTATGGTGAACGGTATTATTTCAGCGATTCAAGGTAAAGGTATTCATCTTTTATTAAATGCAGATGACCCATTCGTCAGTCGTTTGAAAATTGCGAGTGATCATGTCACATATTATGGCATGAAAGCACATGCGTATACATTTGAACAGTCTACGATGAATGAAAGCCGATACTGTCCGAGTTGTGGGGCGCTTTTAAACTATTCCCATATTCATTATAATCAGCTAGGACACTATACATGTCGATGTGGTTTCAATCGTCAAACTCCGAAATACGAAGTGAAATCATTTACAATTAATCCTTTTATTAAAATGAATGTTAATGATGCGACATTCGACATGAAAATAGCTGGGGATTTTAACGCGTATAATGCGTTAGCAGCTTATACAGTTTTAAGAGACCTTGGTTTAGATAATGATGCTATTAAAAAAGGCTTTGAAACATATACGTCTGATAATGGTCGAATGCAGTATTTCGAAAGTGGTACAAAAAAAGCCCTCATTAATTTAGCTAAAAACCCTGCTGGTATGAATGCTTCCATTGCGATGGGAGAGAAATTAAATGAATCGAAAGTATATGTAATCAGCTTAAATGATTTTGCGGCAGATGGTAAAGATACATCATGGATTTATGATGCGGATTTTGAAAAGTTAAGCGAGCAAGAAATTGAAGCGATTATTGTGACTGGGGCAAGAGCGGAAGAATTACAATTACGCTTAAAAATTGCGGAAGTAACTGTTCCAATTATTCTTGAAAAAGATATCTATAAAGCTACAGCAATGACTATGAATTATGAAAGTTTTACAGTTGCGATTCCAAACTATACGTCTTTAGCACCAATGCTTGAACAATTAAATCGCTCGTTTGAGGAGGATGAGCCTAATGCATGAGTTAACGGTTTATCATTTTATGCCAGATAAATTAAATTTATATAGT from Staphylococcus schleiferi includes the following:
- the gatA gene encoding Asp-tRNA(Asn)/Glu-tRNA(Gln) amidotransferase subunit GatA, whose amino-acid sequence is MSIRYESIENLQKMIKENQIKPSEIVKDIYQAIEETDPTIQSFLALDKENAIKKAEELDELQAKGEINGKLFGIPMGIKDNIITEGLETTCASKMLEGFVPIYESTVMKKLHHENGVLIGKVNLDEFAMGGSTETSYFKKTVNPFDHKAVPGGSSGGSAAAVAAGLVPFTLGTDTGGSIRQPAAYCGVVGLKPTYGRVSRYGLVAFASSLDQIGPITRNVKDNALVLEAIVGEDEMDSTSAPDGSTDFTSEIGQDIKGMKIGLPKEYIGEGVDPEVKEAVLKAAETFKSLGAIVEEVSLPRTSYGIPSYYVIASAEASSNLARFDGIRYGYHSKEAQTLEELYKLSRSEGFGQEVKRRILLGTYVLSSGYYDAYYKKAQKVRTLIKQDFESVFEDYDVILGPTTPTVAFDIGAEINDPLTMYANDLLTTPVNLAGLPGISIPCGLAENGRPIGLQIIGKPFDEKTVYRVAHQYETQFNLHDQYQKL
- a CDS encoding SdpI family protein — encoded protein: MLLTAINLIYLLIIKLMHHALKNHIGDQPNLWIGFRTPTTFKSTEIWLFAQRQSLKDFFKISMISLIIGIGWLIYDLLHFIQEMSIIIQAFLIIFISLIIVITTEIKVRKFAKTQQK
- a CDS encoding diacylglycerol kinase; translation: MRKRARIIYNPTSGKEMFKRALPDVLVKMEQAGYETSAYATQRVGDATEEAARAIDAHYDLLVVAGGDGTLNEVVNGIAEKPQRPKLGLIPMGTVNDFGRALHLPTDIFEAVDVILEGKTVQVDIGKMNSRYFINLAGGGKITEVSYEAPSKLKSIVGPFAYYIKGFEMLPQMHAVDVRIEYDSHVFEGEIMLFLLGLTNSMAGFEKLVPDAKLDDGKFTLLIVEKANLAELGHIMTLASRGEHIKHPKVHYHKAQSINISSFSDMPLNVDGEYGGQLPANFLNLVRHIEVFSPGQDRNELLIDEPTQSE
- the dinB gene encoding DNA polymerase IV is translated as MSERRIIHIDMDFFFAQVEVRDHPKLRGKPVIVGGKASGRGVVSTASYEARAFGVHSAMPMARAHQLCPDGYYVTPRYEVYREVSQQIMDIFKSYTDQVEPLSLDEAFLDITDLVRPDLPASRIAQFIRRDIYEKTKLTSSAGVSYNKFLAKLASGMNKPNGLTVIDYDNVHDILMGLDIGDFPGVGKASKAKMQQHDIFTGKDLYQKSERELVQLFGKKGQHLYERVRGRDQRSVKSERIRKSVGAERTFSIDTNDDEEILQKIEMLCDKIAERLEKLNQAGRTVTVKIKTDRFENYSKQRSLNTPVREAEDIYQVAYELYYELKEADTPIRLIGVTVGSLQDAFFRNMTIYDYL
- a CDS encoding 3'-5' exonuclease, yielding MATNAFVALDFETANYKRTSICSVGMVKVVDNQLTETFYTLVNPKDYFSPQNIRIHGIHQNDVQDAPDFAYVYPYMMQFIDDLPVVAHNAAFDMSVLHASIQAANMQTPPMTYFCSYQLSKRTVASKRHGLKHMMSHFKLDFHGHHDALNDAKACAMITYRLLKHYPSLENVLQIYGKQLTDKDSL
- the rlmD gene encoding 23S rRNA (uracil(1939)-C(5))-methyltransferase RlmD, translating into MDLVKKNEVYEGEVVDLTHEGHGVVKKERYPIFIPQTLVDEKIKYKVIKVKKNFAIGKLIEVQSPSQDRVEPPCVYYQQCGGCQLQHLSYEAQLEMKRKQVINLFHHKGKMTHVPIHPTVGMEHPWHYRNKSQIPVGAGRHNEVEMGFYRQRSHQIIDMEQCLIQYDDQNEMMTMVKDLLKKYHIAPYDEQQHKGLVRHLVVRKGYYTQEIMVIFVINGTKLPYQDEIVAALTQKFKNIKSIKLNFQRDRSNVIMGKTSRTIYGQEIIEDQLEQLTFEIGDLSFYQINVTQTQKLYAKALEYAKLTGRETVLDAYCGIGTIGLFMAPHAKHVYGVEAVPEAIEDAQRNAQKNHISNTTFVAGTAEDVILKWQKEGIQPDVVTVDPPRKGCDATFIQTLNQLAPQRIVYVSCNPSTQLRDIESLTNQYELKEITPVDMFPHTTHVETVALLERK
- the gatC gene encoding Asp-tRNA(Asn)/Glu-tRNA(Gln) amidotransferase subunit GatC, giving the protein MAEITKDQVAHIANLARLNVTEEETSDMQQTLEGILNFCHQIDAVDTENVKPTHHVLDLQNVLREDVAGQGLPQEKVLSNAKEVEAGQFKVPAVMNGEDA
- a CDS encoding ferritin, which produces MLNQKLLDALNQQMNHEYFAAHAYMAMAAYCDYHSYEGFANFYIEQAKEERFHGQKIYDYINDRGEKAVFSDLNAPKVDFNSILETFEDGLKQEQHVTKHFYELSEIAREEKDYATISFLNWFLDEQVEEEAMFETHIDYLKRIGDDANTLYLYEKELASRRFNDQA
- a CDS encoding metalloprotease family protein, which produces MYRIDLFHNRQVMKRFLLLQVIVVLAFIVLSYKWAMIVTTIQEQRFFTNIIIGILGFLVIVCFHEGMKTLLFKMISNEQSRSYQLKNGVLLTFLPEYFFNRITFLTVMLLPSVLICLLLFVIFINLPYTSVIFVFAIYMGYCLISFYLVFIALKDKKAQYFEMTEDGLILYQQKPTHYTHKMND
- the gatB gene encoding Asp-tRNA(Asn)/Glu-tRNA(Gln) amidotransferase subunit GatB, giving the protein MHFETIIGLEVHVELKTDSKMFSNAPVAYGAEPNTNTTVIDLGYPGVLPTVNRRAVDWSMRAAMALNMEIATESKFDRKNYFYPDNPKAYQISQLDQPIGENGYIDIEVNGETKRIGITRLHMEEDAGKSTHKNGYSLVDLNRQGTPLVEIVSEPDIRSPEEAYAYLEKLRSIIQYTGVSDCKMEEGSLRCDANISLRPYGQEKFGTKAELKNLNSFNNVRKGLEYEVKRQEEELLNGGEILQETRRFEESTGKTILMRVKEASDDYRYFPEPDIVPLYIDEDWKARVRASIPELPDARKDKYVKEYGLPEYDAHVLTLTKEMSDFFEEAVAEGAEVKLISNWLMGGVNEYLNKNQIELQDTALTPTNLAGMIKLIQDGTMSSKIAKKVFPELAKNGGDAKQIMKDKGLVQISDEGEILKFVQEAIANNPQSVEDFKNGKGKAMGFLVGQIMKLSKGQANPQLANQLLKQELEKQ